The Phormidium sp. PBR-2020 DNA segment GCGGTTTTTAGGTCGGAGAGGGACATATTGTCCAACATAATGATGTCCACCTCAGTCTTGAGGGCCTCTTTAACCTGGTCTAAGGTTTCCGTCTCCACTTCAATGGTGAGGGGATAGGGAATATGGGGGCGAATTTGAGCCACGGCAGCTCTGATACTGCCGGCGGCGGCAATGTGGTTGTCTTTAATCATGATGGCATCGTCGAGTCCTAGGCGATGGTTACTGGCACCGCCGACGGAGGTGGCATATTTTTCTAGGAGTCTCAGTCCGGGTGTGGTTTTGCGGGTATCTGTGAGCTGGCTGGGAAGATCAGCGATGGTTTCAACGTACTGGCGGGTACTTGTGGCGATTCCACTGAGCCGCATGACTAGATTCAGGGCAACTCGTTCTCCCATAAGTAGGGCTTCTAGATTGCCTTGGAAGCGAGCCACCACTGTCCCGGTTTCGCAAGCGGTTCCCTCTTTATATATAAGTTCGCTTTGGATGTGGCGATCGAGCTGTTCAAAGGTGCGTTGCGCTAGGGGCAGTCCCGCAATCACGCCGGGAGCCTTGAGGACCCATTCAGCGGTTCCTTGTCGCGATCGCCCTTGGAGTAAGGTTTGACTGGTGCGATCGCCCCGTCCTATATCTTCAGCCAGCCAAGTCTGGATTAACGGATCTAAGACAACCCAGGGGGGTAACACAGGAGATAGATTCACAGGAGAGGTCTCTCATTCTGAAAACAGCATGTTCAACCATACCCCTGCCTGAGGAAATTTTGATGGGGAGGTTTCAGGGAGATCCTGGAGGGCGATTCTTTGGGGGGGCGATCGTTAACCCGCGCCTCTCCCAAAAAAAAGATCTGAGCGGCTGAGCCGCCAGATATGGGGATGGAGGGGTGAAATCAGGGAAAAAACCAAAAAAGTTTTCGGGCTAAAAGGCATACCCTGAGGGGATTTGAGGAATTGCCAAGAAAATTCCCGAAAAAAAGTTTGAAAAAAGGGTTGACAGCCCCAG contains these protein-coding regions:
- a CDS encoding carboxylating nicotinate-nucleotide diphosphorylase, with the translated sequence MNLSPVLPPWVVLDPLIQTWLAEDIGRGDRTSQTLLQGRSRQGTAEWVLKAPGVIAGLPLAQRTFEQLDRHIQSELIYKEGTACETGTVVARFQGNLEALLMGERVALNLVMRLSGIATSTRQYVETIADLPSQLTDTRKTTPGLRLLEKYATSVGGASNHRLGLDDAIMIKDNHIAAAGSIRAAVAQIRPHIPYPLTIEVETETLDQVKEALKTEVDIIMLDNMSLSDLKTAVQLIRQENPKLKIEASGNITQERLRAIAETGVDYISTSAPISRSPWLDISMKLQAT